The genomic interval GCACCCGTCGGATGTCCGAACTGGGAGGGATTGCCCAACAGGCACCTGCACTGGCGATTTTGTTTGTGATCGTTGCCCTGGCGAATATTGCCTTACCGCTCACCAATGGGTTTGTTGGTGAATTCCTCATGTTCAATGGTGTATTCACTTCAACAGCTTATGACGGTAACTATACAGTACTGGGACGCTGGCATATCAATGCCTCTCATCTATCCCTGGTATTTACCGTTATGGCAGGTATTGGTATCATTCTTTCAGCGGTGTACACCCTCCGGGCCATTCAGAAAGTATTGTATGGAAATGTAGGAGAGCGGACCGGTATGGTAAAAGATATTCGGTGGAATGAAAAGATCGCCCTGGTGGTGATCGTAGTGGTGATACTGGTGCTGGGTGTTTATCCCCAACCTATGATCGAGGAAGCCAAACAAGCCGTATTCGATCTGTTGAAGGAAACAGATATCAGTTCAATGATCAAAAAATAATTTCAGGAAAATTAACTAACCCGCTAAGGGAAATAACAGGATATGAATGCAATTTTATTTTCAGCGATCATGGGCGTTGTGATGATGTTCGCCAGTTTCCTGGTCCGCTCTTCCAAGCTGGTCCGCAACCTGGCCATCTTGGGGATGCTTTTTGTCCTGATCATGAACGTATTGGAAATGACGGGTATGTTCACCGTCTCCTTTCCGGTAAATGATATGATCCATGCGGATCGTTTTTCATTGTTCTTTAATACCATCGCCTTTACCTGTACTTTTTTATTCTTCCTGTTATCGGCCAGGGATATGGAAAAAGTAGGTTTGAATTATGCCGAATATTTTTCCCTGATCTTTTTTATTCTATCCGGTATCGCATTGGTTTCGTCCTTTCAATCCCTGTTGATTCTTTTCCTGGGGATTGAGATCATTTCCATTCCGCTTTATATCCTAACCGGAAGTGATAAAAAGAATCTCAAGAGCAATGAAGCTTCTTTAAAATATTTATTGTTGGGTGCTTTCTCCACTGGTTTGATGCTGATGGGGATCACTTTATTGTATGGTGCTTCCGGAACCTTTGATATTTACCAGCTGATCAAATCCGCGGATAAACCCTCAGCACTGGCCCAGACCGGTTTGATGTTGTTGTTGTTCTCCATGTCATTTAAAGTTTCAGCAGCGCCCTTTCATTTCTGGACACCCGATGTGTACGATGGGGCGCCTACGGTATTTACTTCTTTCATGGCCACGATCGTTAAAGCCGCTGCCTTTATCGGGTTCATGCGTTTGTTCTCCGGAGCATTTGAATCCATTCATCAACATTGGCGACTGATGGCCGCGATCATTGCCGCCCTCACGCTTTTCATTGGCAATATCACGGCGGTATTTCAGCAGAGTGTCAAGCGCATGCTGGCTTATTCCAGTATTGCCCAGGCCGGGTTTATGATGCTGGCCATTTTCTCCCTCAATGCGACAGCTACGGAAGGCCTGCTGCTTTATACAGCGGCATATAGTCTGGCAACGATCGGTGTCTTTGCCGTATTGGTAAAAATGAAAGATTACACCTTTGACGGTTTCAACGGGCTGGCACGGCAACATCCATTTCTCGCCGGTGTCGTCACCGTTTTCCTCCTGTCACTGGCAGGTATACCACTTACAGCAGGTTTTTTGTCTAAATTTTATTTACTCAAAGCCACCCTGGAAGCCGGAGGTTATCTGTGGCTGGTCATCTTTGCGGTGATCATGGCTGTGATCTCCGTTTATTATTATTTCCGGGTTATACAGGCCATGTATTTTAAAGAAGGGGAGGGAGCTGTGCTTGAGGCAGGTCCTGTCTTCCACTGGGTATTGGGTATCCTGGCCTTTCTGGTACTGGCCATCGGGGTGTTCCCCAATCTGCTGCTCTATTGGTTTTATTTCTGATTTTGCCGCTAATCCATCCTATACTGTTCTCATCAAGAAAACGGCCCCCTGAAGGGCGATTGAATACATATTCCAGTATATTCGTCAATAACCTTTTTTCCAAAACTTAAACACATGAACCACAAAAAACTGATATTGGCTGCTGGGGTTACCTTGCTGTCTTTTTCAATGTTCGCACAGCGCCGTACAGGCACTCCACCTGCCGCGCCGGCCGTAGCGGACACCACCAAGAAACCCACTCCGCCTGCGCGCCCTGCCACCGGCCCCAAACCTTATAAAGAAGTCATTACTGCCAAAGCAGTATCTGATGAAGGTCTGTTCACGGTGCACAAAGTAGAAGACAAATATTATTTTGAAGTGCCAAATTCCCTGCTTGGCCGGGATATCCTGGTGGTTAATCGT from Chitinophagales bacterium carries:
- a CDS encoding NADH-quinone oxidoreductase subunit N, translating into MNAILFSAIMGVVMMFASFLVRSSKLVRNLAILGMLFVLIMNVLEMTGMFTVSFPVNDMIHADRFSLFFNTIAFTCTFLFFLLSARDMEKVGLNYAEYFSLIFFILSGIALVSSFQSLLILFLGIEIISIPLYILTGSDKKNLKSNEASLKYLLLGAFSTGLMLMGITLLYGASGTFDIYQLIKSADKPSALAQTGLMLLLFSMSFKVSAAPFHFWTPDVYDGAPTVFTSFMATIVKAAAFIGFMRLFSGAFESIHQHWRLMAAIIAALTLFIGNITAVFQQSVKRMLAYSSIAQAGFMMLAIFSLNATATEGLLLYTAAYSLATIGVFAVLVKMKDYTFDGFNGLARQHPFLAGVVTVFLLSLAGIPLTAGFLSKFYLLKATLEAGGYLWLVIFAVIMAVISVYYYFRVIQAMYFKEGEGAVLEAGPVFHWVLGILAFLVLAIGVFPNLLLYWFYF